A stretch of Metabacillus sp. FJAT-52054 DNA encodes these proteins:
- the gcvH gene encoding glycine cleavage system protein GcvH gives MNTPNELRYSEEHEWVKVEGDKVRVGITHFAQSELGDIVFVELPEAGTEIKADEPFGSVESVKTVSELYAPISGKVVEVNEDLDDNPEYVNESPYEKAWMIVIEPSDSSEIENLMTAEQYTEMTNED, from the coding sequence ATGAATACACCAAACGAACTTCGTTATTCTGAAGAACATGAGTGGGTAAAAGTTGAAGGCGATAAAGTACGAGTAGGAATTACACATTTTGCACAGTCAGAGCTTGGAGATATTGTTTTCGTTGAGCTTCCTGAAGCGGGAACTGAAATTAAAGCAGATGAGCCGTTTGGTTCTGTTGAATCTGTTAAAACTGTTTCTGAGCTTTATGCACCAATCAGCGGTAAAGTTGTGGAAGTGAATGAAGACTTGGATGACAATCCTGAATATGTAAATGAATCTCCATACGAAAAAGCGTGGATGATCGTGATTGAGCCCTCTGATTCAAGTGAAATCGAGAACTTGATGACGGCAGAACAATACACAGAAATGACCAACGAAGACTAA
- a CDS encoding thioredoxin family protein: MIEINDKQISGRMDKGRFILYLYTPFCGTCQLAKRMLTVVDGALPETDIYMANLNYLPGYAGKWEVESVPCLLIFEDGHIKSKQYAFQSVEFLYRLLQKDGA, from the coding sequence ATGATTGAAATAAATGATAAGCAGATTTCCGGGAGGATGGATAAGGGACGGTTTATTTTGTATCTCTATACTCCCTTCTGCGGAACATGCCAGCTTGCAAAGCGTATGCTTACAGTAGTGGATGGGGCATTGCCGGAAACGGACATTTATATGGCGAATCTAAATTATTTACCGGGTTATGCAGGAAAATGGGAAGTTGAGAGTGTTCCATGCTTGCTGATTTTTGAGGATGGACATATTAAATCGAAACAATATGCATTTCAATCTGTTGAATTTTTGTATAGATTGCTTCAAAAAGACGGCGCTTAA
- a CDS encoding O-acetylhomoserine aminocarboxypropyltransferase/cysteine synthase family protein, with the protein MSENGFRPETLAVHGGLKEDPITGARAVPIYQSNAYLFKDTDHAADLFALKEPGYIYTRIHNPTVSVLEERVAQLEGGAGALAVSSGMAAITLAILNIAEAGDEIVAASNLYGGTYNLFANTLPRYGIKTVFADASDPENFKKAITQKTKAIFGEIIGNPSLQVLDVASVSEIAHEAGIPLIIDNTFATPYLFKPIDYGADIVVHSATKWLLGNGTTLGGIIVDGGKFDWSTGKFPAFVTPDPSYHNIVFAEALGELAYIVKARVQLLRDLGPALSPYNAFQFTLGLETLHVRMKEHIANTRKIVSYLQNHPAVKWVLYPELEEHPSKNLADRYLPKGAGAVIVFGIDGGLEEGKAIINHTKLWSHVANVGDAKSLIIHPASTTHQQLGKEELIEAGVSEDLIRLSVGIEHSDDLLEDLEAAIFAATGKRSLTVSIN; encoded by the coding sequence ATGAGTGAAAATGGATTCAGACCGGAAACGCTGGCCGTACATGGAGGACTTAAGGAAGACCCGATTACAGGAGCAAGAGCTGTACCTATTTATCAGTCAAATGCGTATTTGTTTAAAGACACGGATCATGCAGCTGATCTTTTTGCTTTAAAAGAGCCAGGGTACATTTATACGAGGATACATAATCCTACCGTTTCAGTGCTAGAAGAAAGGGTGGCGCAGCTTGAAGGCGGGGCAGGTGCTCTAGCTGTTTCAAGCGGAATGGCAGCCATTACCCTCGCGATACTAAATATTGCAGAAGCTGGAGATGAAATTGTCGCGGCTTCCAATCTTTACGGCGGAACCTATAATTTATTTGCAAATACGTTGCCGAGATACGGCATCAAAACAGTTTTTGCCGATGCATCCGATCCTGAGAATTTTAAGAAGGCAATCACTCAAAAAACGAAGGCGATCTTTGGTGAAATAATCGGAAATCCCAGCCTTCAGGTTCTTGATGTTGCATCGGTATCTGAAATTGCTCATGAAGCGGGAATTCCTTTAATCATTGATAATACCTTTGCTACACCATACCTTTTCAAACCCATTGACTATGGAGCGGACATTGTGGTTCATTCGGCTACAAAATGGCTGCTTGGCAATGGAACGACATTAGGGGGCATTATCGTGGATGGCGGCAAGTTTGACTGGTCTACAGGCAAATTTCCAGCCTTCGTTACTCCTGACCCAAGCTATCATAATATCGTTTTTGCTGAAGCCCTCGGCGAACTCGCTTATATCGTAAAGGCAAGGGTTCAGCTTCTGAGAGATTTAGGTCCGGCATTAAGTCCGTACAATGCCTTTCAATTTACATTGGGATTAGAGACGCTGCATGTCAGGATGAAGGAACACATTGCAAATACAAGGAAAATCGTTTCCTACCTTCAAAACCATCCCGCAGTTAAGTGGGTATTATACCCGGAGCTTGAAGAACATCCATCAAAAAACCTTGCAGATCGATATTTGCCAAAAGGAGCCGGTGCAGTTATTGTATTTGGAATAGATGGAGGCTTGGAGGAAGGGAAAGCCATTATCAATCATACGAAGTTATGGTCGCATGTGGCGAATGTTGGGGATGCCAAAAGCTTAATTATTCATCCGGCAAGCACCACACATCAGCAGCTCGGCAAGGAAGAGCTTATAGAGGCCGGGGTTTCCGAGGATCTGATCAGATTGTCTGTAGGAATTGAACATTCAGACGATCTGCTTGAGGATTTGGAGGCAGCTATTTTCGCCGCTACAGGAAAACGATCGTTGACTGTCAGCATCAATTGA
- a CDS encoding toprim domain-containing protein yields the protein MSEAPKIIIVEGRSDKMKIQEVINEPVKIICTNGTISLTRMDELIDEYFENDVYVLVDTDEAGEKLRKQFIREFPEASHLYIDKMYKEVAAAPEHHIASVLLGANIDVQAKFL from the coding sequence ATGTCAGAGGCTCCTAAAATCATTATTGTTGAAGGCAGATCAGATAAGATGAAAATTCAGGAAGTCATTAATGAGCCGGTCAAAATTATTTGCACAAATGGCACAATTAGTCTCACAAGAATGGACGAACTTATTGATGAATATTTTGAAAATGATGTCTATGTGCTAGTCGATACAGATGAAGCGGGAGAGAAGCTTCGAAAGCAGTTCATCAGAGAGTTTCCTGAAGCTTCGCATCTGTATATTGATAAAATGTATAAGGAAGTTGCTGCAGCTCCAGAGCACCATATCGCCTCCGTATTGCTTGGAGCGAATATTGACGTCCAAGCGAAATTTTTATAG
- a CDS encoding YusG family protein, producing MTLKKQRIDVTDHITGKFVNGQMNLFLDNQPIGTMTNGEGGSKFELKNGFEANEDRFYQMADVPDKPDEKYVDCDDENGWC from the coding sequence TTGACGCTTAAAAAACAACGGATCGACGTTACGGATCATATAACGGGCAAGTTTGTAAATGGACAGATGAATCTTTTTTTGGACAACCAGCCGATCGGGACAATGACTAATGGGGAAGGCGGCAGCAAATTTGAGTTAAAGAACGGATTCGAAGCCAATGAAGACCGTTTTTATCAGATGGCTGACGTGCCGGATAAACCAGATGAAAAGTATGTTGATTGTGACGACGAAAACGGCTGGTGTTAA
- a CDS encoding methionine ABC transporter ATP-binding protein: MITLNHVSKVYSVKSGSITAVDDVNLEVQKGEIFGIIGYSGAGKSSLIRLLNGLETPTSGTIEVAGNRIAEIKGSKLRKARQEISMIFQHFNLLWSRTVADNIAFPLEIAGIPASERKERVKELIRLVGLEGRESAYPSQLSGGQKQRVGIARALANNPKVLLCDEATSALDPQTTDSILELLVDINQRLGLTIVLITHEMHVIRKICHKVAVMEDGKIVEEGEVLNVFRKPKAPITKRFVQQVTEPEETKETIAHLIDSYPSGRIVQLTFVGDSTEQPVVTSLIKNYDVKVNILQGKISQTQSGAYGALFLYIDGEETEMDRALQFLSDHQVEVEVVAHA; encoded by the coding sequence GTGATTACACTAAATCATGTTTCAAAAGTATACTCTGTCAAATCAGGGAGCATCACAGCCGTAGATGATGTGAACCTTGAAGTTCAAAAAGGTGAAATCTTTGGAATCATCGGCTATAGCGGAGCAGGCAAGAGTTCTTTAATCAGACTCTTGAATGGTCTCGAGACTCCTACATCGGGAACAATTGAGGTCGCAGGAAACCGGATTGCCGAGATAAAAGGAAGCAAGCTTCGGAAGGCCAGACAGGAAATCAGTATGATCTTCCAGCATTTTAATCTCCTATGGTCCCGCACAGTGGCCGACAATATTGCATTCCCGCTTGAAATTGCAGGAATCCCTGCTTCTGAAAGAAAGGAGCGTGTAAAGGAATTGATCCGTCTTGTCGGATTGGAAGGCAGAGAGAGCGCTTATCCATCACAGCTGAGCGGAGGTCAAAAGCAGCGTGTTGGAATTGCGAGAGCCCTTGCAAATAACCCAAAGGTGCTGCTGTGTGACGAAGCAACCTCTGCACTTGATCCTCAGACAACGGATTCCATTCTGGAACTGCTTGTAGATATTAACCAGCGTCTGGGTCTGACGATTGTTCTCATTACCCATGAGATGCACGTCATCCGCAAAATCTGCCACAAGGTAGCGGTCATGGAAGATGGGAAAATCGTTGAAGAAGGAGAGGTGCTGAATGTATTCAGAAAACCTAAAGCTCCTATTACGAAACGATTTGTCCAGCAGGTTACTGAGCCTGAAGAGACGAAGGAAACCATTGCCCATCTGATTGATTCTTATCCGTCAGGACGAATCGTCCAGCTGACCTTCGTAGGCGATTCTACAGAGCAGCCGGTTGTGACCAGCTTAATTAAAAACTACGATGTTAAAGTGAATATCCTGCAGGGTAAAATATCACAGACCCAAAGCGGGGCTTATGGTGCGCTGTTCCTTTATATCGACGGGGAAGAAACAGAAATGGACCGGGCTTTACAATTCTTATCAGATCATCAGGTAGAAGTGGAGGTGGTTGCCCATGCTTGA
- a CDS encoding arsenate reductase family protein — protein MTLDFYWYPKCGTCRKAKKWLEEQGHELNVIHIAENPPSKDALKDLYSKSGLELKKFFNTSGQKYRELGLKDRLSSMSEDEMLTVLSSDGMLIKRPITASGSKVTVGFKENDFEQMWT, from the coding sequence ATTACATTGGACTTTTACTGGTATCCTAAATGCGGTACATGCCGGAAAGCGAAGAAATGGCTGGAAGAGCAGGGCCATGAACTAAATGTAATACATATTGCGGAAAACCCCCCTAGTAAAGATGCATTAAAGGATCTTTATTCCAAGAGCGGTTTGGAGCTGAAGAAGTTTTTTAATACGAGCGGTCAGAAATACCGTGAGTTAGGCTTGAAAGACCGTTTGAGCAGCATGAGTGAAGACGAAATGCTAACCGTTTTATCTTCAGATGGAATGCTCATTAAAAGACCGATTACAGCGAGCGGAAGCAAGGTCACTGTGGGTTTTAAAGAAAATGACTTTGAGCAAATGTGGACGTAA